One genomic segment of Salinigranum rubrum includes these proteins:
- a CDS encoding inorganic diphosphatase: MVNLWEDMETGPDAPDVVYAVVECLKGERNKYEYDKDVPGVVLDRVLHSNVHYPSDYGFMPRTYYDDGDPFDVLVLVEDQTFPGCVIEARPVALMGMDDDGEKDDKVIAVPTEDPRYDHVTDVDDLTAQTKAEISEFFETYKNLEEGKEVETLGWEDAQAAKEAIEHAMDLYEENFA, encoded by the coding sequence ATGGTCAACCTCTGGGAAGACATGGAGACCGGTCCGGACGCGCCGGACGTCGTCTACGCCGTCGTGGAGTGTCTGAAGGGAGAGCGAAACAAGTACGAGTACGACAAGGACGTGCCCGGCGTCGTCCTCGACCGGGTCCTCCACTCGAACGTCCACTACCCCTCCGACTACGGTTTCATGCCGCGGACCTACTACGACGACGGCGACCCGTTCGACGTGCTCGTCCTCGTCGAGGACCAGACGTTCCCCGGTTGCGTCATCGAGGCTCGACCCGTCGCCCTGATGGGGATGGACGACGACGGCGAGAAGGACGACAAGGTCATCGCCGTTCCCACCGAGGACCCCCGCTACGACCACGTCACCGACGTCGACGACCTGACCGCACAGACGAAAGCCGAGATCTCGGAGTTCTTCGAGACGTACAAGAACCTCGAAGAGGGCAAAGAGGTCGAGACGCTGGGCTGGGAGGACGCGCAGGCCGCGAAGGAGGCCATCGAGCACGCGATGGACCTCTACGAAGAGAACTTCGCGTAA